The sequence TATAAAGAGTTCGCCACCCTGTTGAACTCTGGAGTAGATTTTAGACAGGCCTTGGATATATTAAAGAACCAACAAAAAAAGAAGGCACATCAACAGTTTATTTCCAATATCACCAAGCAAGTGGTACGCGGTAAATCATTGTATGAAGCTTTTAAGGATTCGGGAGAGTTTTCGGCTTATGAATACTACAGTATCAAAATTGGGGAAGAGACCCGAAAATTGGGCAAAGTACTGAATGAACTAAGCCAGTTTTTTGACAGAAAGGTAAAAACGACACGGCAAATGGTTTCTGTATTTACTTATCCCTCTTTTGTAATGTTATTGACTTTAGGCGTATTGTACTTTATGTTACAATATGTGGTGCCCATGTTCTCATCGGTCTTTAGACAGTTTGGTAAGGAATTGCCGTCATTAACCAAAAAAGTAATTCTACTTTCTGAAAACTTCACCTTGATCGTATCGGTATTCTTTGGAGTGATAGTCGTTTTGGGAGTACTACATTTTGTTTTCAAGAACAACGAATCATACCGATCCATACGCTCCAAATTTGTGCTGAGGGTCCCTTTTTTGGGCAATCTTATCCAAAAGTTATATGTCACCCGTTTTTGCCAATCACTCAGCTTATTGCTAAGTGCCAAAACACCTTTGATCACCTCGTTGGACCTGGTACAAAAAATGATCAGTTTTTACCCTTTTGAGGCCAGCTTGGAAAAAGTAAAAGCGGATGTTTCAAAAGGAACCCTACTGTCCACCGCATTGGCAAAGCATTCTATCTATGACTTTAAACTGATATCAATGGTGAGCGTGGCAGAACAGGTAAATACCTTGGATGAAATGTTTGAACGTTTGGCCAAACAATATGATGAAGAGACACAGCATCAGACTAAGATGATAGGTGTCATCATTGAACCGCTGATCATAGTGGTCATTGGATCCATAGTAGGGGTGGTTTTGATAGCCATGTATTCACCCATGTTTGATTTGAGTAAAATTTTACAAAACTAATAGCATATGAGAACAAAGAAGATAATCGAAAGGTTCAAAAGCCCACACTCTAAAAGTATGTGGGCCAAAGCCTATTCCATGTCAGAATTATTGGTGGTACTTTGCATCATAGGCATATTGATTCTTTTGGTATTGCCGAACCAAACTTCCGTAATTGCCCAAGCCAAGGCCATAGAGGCACAAAGCATGTTGAACCACCTTTACGGATTGCAAAAAAGCCATTTTTATAGGTTCTCCAAATATTCAAATGATTTTGAGGCCCTAGGTTATGAACCGGCAGCAACCATAAACGAAGGTGGCCAGGCCATCTATAAAATCGAAATCTTTGAAGCCTCGATAAACTCCTTTAAGGCTAGGGCAGTATCACTTTCTGACTTTGATGGGGATGGAAATTTCAACACATGGGAAGTGGACCAAAACAAATTATTGATTGAAACGGTTAAAGACTGATGGAGATTATATTGAACATAGTACTCATGGCAATTTTGATTTTGGTGACCTACCAGGACATGAAAATGCGTTTAATCCATGTAATGCTGCCTATTGCCATATTCGTTTTAGGAGTTTCCATGAATTGGGTTTTTGCGGAATTTGCCTATTTGCAATGGATCTGGTCATTACTGTTTCTGGTTTTCAACTTCGCCATTGTAGCGATATATTTTTCGGTCAAAAACGGAAAATACACGAATCCTTTTGACACGTTGATCGGTTGGGGCGATGTACTGTTTCTTATTGCTTTAATACCATTATTCTCGTTTGGAGGCTATATCCGTTTTTTTGTCCTGGGCATGGTCTTTTCCCTCCTTCTTTTTGGAATCATGAAAACATTATATCCTAAGTACAGGACAATTCCTTTGGCAGGATTCCTTGCCATATTCTTGATAGGGACCACCCTTGTAAATCATATTACCGACTTAAACCTTTTATTATAAATATATAGTTTTGGAGTTTTTGGACAACATAGAAATAGCAGTTGAACTTAGGCAGATCATCAATGCCGATCTTGCCTATCACTACCGCGTTGTGCCAAAACAGGATTCTGATAACACTTTGGTGTTGTTCATTGAGGAAGAGAATGCCTCTGATGCGGTTTCAGAGGAGTTGGAGCTTTACCTAGGAAAAAAGATTGAATTCTATAAAGTGTCCAAATCAGTATTGAACAAGGCATTGTACGAATATTACAGAAAAGAAGAGTTCACGACAGAAAGCACTAATGGCCAAACCATTGCCGCTGGAAAAGATTTTCTTCAAAACCTGATTTTAGAGGCCAAGGCCATAGGCAGTAGTGACATCCATTTTGAGGTTTATGAGGAGGAGGCCCGAGTACGGTTTCGGATAGATGGATTGCTTATTGAAAAGTATAAGATTCCAAATGATTCCTATTTGGAAATGATCAACAAAATAAAGATCGAAGCCAACCTTGATATTACCGAAAAGCGCTTACCTCAGGATGGTCGTATCAATTTTGAGGACTTTGATATCAGGGTATCCATATTACCAACATTGCACGGCGAAAAAACGGTCATGCGTTTATTAGGAAGGGATACATCGCACTTGAACCTTGAAGATGTGGGGTTTGAGGAAGAGCAATATCAAATTTACAATGAGGCCATCAAGCAATCCAATGGCATTGTCTTGATCAGTGGTCCAACCGGTTCGGGTAAAACTACTACCCTATATGCCACATTAAAGTTATTGAATGACAGTAAGCGCAACATTGTTACTGTTGAAGATCCAATTGAATATACACTGAAGGGTATTAACCAGGTACAATTAAAAGAGGACATAGGTCTAAACTTTACCAGCGCGTTACGGTCATTTTTAAGGCAAGATCCAGATATCATCATGTTGGGTGAGATTCGGGATGCCGAAACGGCAAAGATGGCAATCAGAGCCTCTTTGACAGGGCATTTGGTGTTATCCACAATCCACACCAATTCAGCGATTGGCACCATTTCAAGGTTGGTGGATATGGGGGTGCCCGCATTTTACATTGCCGAAACCTTGAACGCTTCGGTAGCACAACGACTGTTGCGAAGACTTTGTGACAATTGTAAAGAAGAGACCCTTTTTGACAGAAAAGATTTTCCAATGGGATATAAAATGCCCAAGCCCTTGAAATCTTATTACAAACCGAAAGGATGTCAACATTGTTATTACACGGGTTATAAGGGCAGAAAAGCAATTTATGAGGTAGTTCCGATGACCAATGAAATCGTTTCTGTAATCAAGGAACAGCCACATAATATTAAAGACAACATAAACTATAACTACCACACCCTTGCCGATAAGGCCTTTGCCTTATTGGAAAACGGGACGACCTCAATAGAGGAAATTTATTCCCTATTAATCAATGCATAGAATGAAGAATTATTTGATACATATCTTCTTTTTCCTAATAGCAGTGAGTGGATTTGCACAATCGGATGCGGAAAACCTACTTGTTGACTATGCGACGGAACACGAAGAACTTAGTGAAACGATTACAATAGATATATCTGGTCTTACCATTTATGAATTTTTAAATTCCGTTGCCCTAGAGCATAAAATCAATTTAAGTGTTGACTCAGACCTTACCGAAGTAATTGAGAGTAGTTTTTTTGAGATACCGGTCAAGGATGTCTTTTTGTTCATTGTCAATAAGTTTGATCTTGAACTAAGTATTGTAAATAACATCATCGTTTTCTCAAAAAAGGAAATTGAAAGAGAGGTGATGGAAGCTCCAAAACCTAAGGAAATTGAAGCGAGCTATAATGATAAGAACGATTTTTTGTCCATCAAACTCTCAAACGAGTCTTTAGAAGGTGTGGCCAAAAAGATTACGGATATCTCTGGTAAGAATTTAGTAATTGGTCCTTCACTTAAGGATAAACAGGTGTCCGCTTATATCCTGAACCGACCATTTGAACAGGTAGTGGAAATGATGGCCAAGTCCAATCAAATGGTTTTGACCATAGACGAAAATGGGTTTTACTATCTCGAAAAAGACACTACTCCAACCGAGCAAACAGGAAATCAAAAAACCAAAGGAAATGGGTTGAAAAGCTTAGCTAGTTTAGAATCCTCTGCTGAAATAAAAGTAGAAGAAAATGGCTTTATCAGCATAAAAGCATTTGACGCGGATATTACCGCTTTAATCACAAAAGTAGCTGAACAACTCAATGTAAACTACTTTATGTACAATAGGCCTGATGGGCTGACCACGACATTTGTATCCGAGATGATAACCTTTGATGATCTTTTGGACCATGTATTCAAAGGCAAACCATTTACCTATAAAAAGACAGGGGATTTCTATCTCATCGGTGATCAAAATGTTGAAGGCCTACGAAACACTGAATTGATCCAACTGGAAAACAGAACCATTGAAACCGTGCTAGAGACATTGCCAAAGGATTTATTGGAGAATGTCGAGATAAAGGAATTTTTCGAACTGAACGGATTTGTTATCTCCGGATCGAGACCTCGTATTTTGGAAATTAAGGAATACATCAAGGAAATTGATGTGGTCGTTCCCATGATTTTAATTGAGGTATTGATTGTACAGTACCAAAAATCCAGCGAAGTGCAGACTGGCCTTCAAGCTGGATTGGATAATGAGCCTAGAACAACAGCAGGTGTTCTGTTTCCGACTACTGATGTATCGCTGAATAGCACATCGGTTAATTCATTGGTAGATGCCTTTAATGGTTTTGGAATTTTTAATCTGGGAAAGGTTACAGAAAACTTCTATTTGAACCTTAGGACATTGGAAAACAATTCTGTAATCAACCTTAAATCAACTCCCAAGATTTCTACTTTAAACGGGCATGATGCCAAACTTTCCATTGGAGAAACAAGCTATTATTTTGAACAGAACAATAGATTGATAAATAGTGGCCTAGGGAATGACATTCTACAATCAGGTCAGTGGAAATCTACGGATGCCAACCTAAGTGTAAATATTAGGCCCTTTGTTTCAAAAGACGAACAAATCACATTGAACATACTGGTAGAACGAAGTACGTTTTTGGGAAGACAAGGTGAAAATGCCCCTCCTGGAAAGGCTACCCAGCAGTTTGAGTCATTGGTGCGCTGTCTTAACGGAGAAATGATACTATTGGGAGGCCTTGATGAACTTGATAAGGAAAATTCAGGAACCGGAACACCTGGTTTATCTAAAGTCCCAGTTTTGAAATGGTTTTTTAGTAGCAGAAGAAAAAGCAATAGTAAGTCAAAGCTTCATGTATTTATCAAACCCACAGTAGTATACTAATGCTTGAACTATTTAAACATATTGACATTTTCAATGACAAGGTTTTTGCTGTCATAGGCATTACACTTGGGGATTCTATCAAGTATAGAGCTTTGGTGCTTGAAAAAAACAAAGAAAATCTCTCCATAGTTAAATCCTTTGCAGTAGGTGATTTTGATGAAATCAAGAAGGAAATAAAGACCAATGTTCCTATAATCCTCAATTTCTCAGGGAAAGGAATTATTAGCAAAAAGACACGGGCTAATGGAAATTATATAAAGGAGGTTTTATTCAATGGGAATCCAGATGATTTTTATATTTATACTGTCTTTCAAAACGCCCATAACTTTGTCTCTATCTGCCGAAAAGAAGTTATTGATGAGCAGATACACAAATTCGAAAAAACCAAATACAAGACAATTGATTACAGTATAGGCCCTTACGTGGCATGTTTGGGAAAGAGCATGTTTAAGGAAGATGTATTGAGATTAGATGATGGGGAACTAATCTTCGCCAATGGGAATATTACGGACCATGTTCGCAGAACGAAGGAATCACTTGTTGTAAAATACAAAGTGGGCAATAACAACTTGGACGGGAATGAAATAGTACTCTTATCCTCATTGCTGAACAACCTCTACCCTTCTGATATCATAGATTATGACAATGAATTGCTTTCTGCCAATCTCAACGACCAAAAATTAAAAAAGGTTTTTGATTACTGCTCTGTTGGAACGCTTGCTCTTTTTCTATTGACCCTTTTGGGCAGCTATATGTTATTGGGCCATTATAATGAAAAATATGTGGAATATGAAAAAGGGCTTTATCATTTCAATGACAACTATTCCCAAATTAAAAAAATGGAAGAAGATTTGATCAACAAACGATTTATTGTTGAAAATTCAGGAGTCCTGAACAAAAACTTCATTTCATTCTATATCAATGAGATCGCCTCTTCAGTTCCTGAAGGGATACTATTAGGTAATTTAAAGGTAAACCCATTGCTTAAAAAAGTGAAAGGAAGTGAACCAATTTCTATTGGAACAAATATCATATTGATTGAAGGGGAAACCAACAATAGTTTTTACCTGAACCAATGGGTCAAAAAACTAAAAACTAAACCATGGACCAACAAAATCGAAATATTGAATTTGAATAAAGTGGATAGGAACGCAGATTTATTTTCATTAAAAATAAACATCAAATAATGTTTGAGAATTATTCCCATAAGAAAAAGTTTATTGGTCTTGCAGTGCTGCTGGTACTCTTGTTCTTTGCTGCAAACAAAAGGTCATTCAAAGTGACCAAGAATGCCTATGTACAGATGAAAGAGGTCAAGGAAAAATTAGAGTTCATGCAGAATTCCAACCTTGATTCCAAGGAGCTGCAACGCCAAATGAACCTTTACGACAACTTGATTGGGAAACAAGATATCCAGCCAGATGTAGCCCAACAGTCAATTTTGGACTTCGCAACTAGGTACGGGGATGTTGAAATAGATGAGCTGAGCGAAACTCATTTTTCGAACGAAAAGGGTTTTGACATCATAACCAATCAACTAACACTACAGGGCAGTTATTCAGCCTTGTCAAAAGTAGTTTACGACTATGAAAAAAAGTTTAAAATTTCTTCTTTGATAGGGGTGTCCTACATCAAGGAAAAAAACTATAACCGCAAAAAAAGCAAACTCAAAGTTCTTTTAATATTCCAGAATTATGAAAAGAGTATATAACATTATAGGACTATTATTAGTAGCGACATTATTTATAGGATGTGATGATGTTTTTGAGGAAAAT is a genomic window of Flagellimonas sp. CMM7 containing:
- a CDS encoding type II secretion system F family protein is translated as MSINISTYQPSASKTLQKKGAGYDFLKMELKKGFSNKNKVEFYKEFATLLNSGVDFRQALDILKNQQKKKAHQQFISNITKQVVRGKSLYEAFKDSGEFSAYEYYSIKIGEETRKLGKVLNELSQFFDRKVKTTRQMVSVFTYPSFVMLLTLGVLYFMLQYVVPMFSSVFRQFGKELPSLTKKVILLSENFTLIVSVFFGVIVVLGVLHFVFKNNESYRSIRSKFVLRVPFLGNLIQKLYVTRFCQSLSLLLSAKTPLITSLDLVQKMISFYPFEASLEKVKADVSKGTLLSTALAKHSIYDFKLISMVSVAEQVNTLDEMFERLAKQYDEETQHQTKMIGVIIEPLIIVVIGSIVGVVLIAMYSPMFDLSKILQN
- a CDS encoding type II secretion system protein; this encodes MRTKKIIERFKSPHSKSMWAKAYSMSELLVVLCIIGILILLVLPNQTSVIAQAKAIEAQSMLNHLYGLQKSHFYRFSKYSNDFEALGYEPAATINEGGQAIYKIEIFEASINSFKARAVSLSDFDGDGNFNTWEVDQNKLLIETVKD
- a CDS encoding GspE/PulE family protein, which encodes MEFLDNIEIAVELRQIINADLAYHYRVVPKQDSDNTLVLFIEEENASDAVSEELELYLGKKIEFYKVSKSVLNKALYEYYRKEEFTTESTNGQTIAAGKDFLQNLILEAKAIGSSDIHFEVYEEEARVRFRIDGLLIEKYKIPNDSYLEMINKIKIEANLDITEKRLPQDGRINFEDFDIRVSILPTLHGEKTVMRLLGRDTSHLNLEDVGFEEEQYQIYNEAIKQSNGIVLISGPTGSGKTTTLYATLKLLNDSKRNIVTVEDPIEYTLKGINQVQLKEDIGLNFTSALRSFLRQDPDIIMLGEIRDAETAKMAIRASLTGHLVLSTIHTNSAIGTISRLVDMGVPAFYIAETLNASVAQRLLRRLCDNCKEETLFDRKDFPMGYKMPKPLKSYYKPKGCQHCYYTGYKGRKAIYEVVPMTNEIVSVIKEQPHNIKDNINYNYHTLADKAFALLENGTTSIEEIYSLLINA
- a CDS encoding type II secretion system protein GspD, producing the protein MKNYLIHIFFFLIAVSGFAQSDAENLLVDYATEHEELSETITIDISGLTIYEFLNSVALEHKINLSVDSDLTEVIESSFFEIPVKDVFLFIVNKFDLELSIVNNIIVFSKKEIEREVMEAPKPKEIEASYNDKNDFLSIKLSNESLEGVAKKITDISGKNLVIGPSLKDKQVSAYILNRPFEQVVEMMAKSNQMVLTIDENGFYYLEKDTTPTEQTGNQKTKGNGLKSLASLESSAEIKVEENGFISIKAFDADITALITKVAEQLNVNYFMYNRPDGLTTTFVSEMITFDDLLDHVFKGKPFTYKKTGDFYLIGDQNVEGLRNTELIQLENRTIETVLETLPKDLLENVEIKEFFELNGFVISGSRPRILEIKEYIKEIDVVVPMILIEVLIVQYQKSSEVQTGLQAGLDNEPRTTAGVLFPTTDVSLNSTSVNSLVDAFNGFGIFNLGKVTENFYLNLRTLENNSVINLKSTPKISTLNGHDAKLSIGETSYYFEQNNRLINSGLGNDILQSGQWKSTDANLSVNIRPFVSKDEQITLNILVERSTFLGRQGENAPPGKATQQFESLVRCLNGEMILLGGLDELDKENSGTGTPGLSKVPVLKWFFSSRRKSNSKSKLHVFIKPTVVY